The DNA region GCTGCTGGAATATGCCGATGGAGTTGTGATCGCTGCCCAAGATCGGTGTGCCGTCTGGATTCTTATCTGCGTACTGTTGCGATTGGGGGAACTTCACACTGCCGTAATTCTGGAGTTTGCCCTCGTCTAGCGCGGTCATCAATGCGATTTCGATCCCTTTTTTGCTGACGCCTAGTTTCTTGCCTTCTTCAACTATGGCCTTCGCGTTTTTCACTTGATCGGGGTTGAGCTGCATTTTTTGCCCGTTCGGGCCTGTGATAGAGACCGGGCCGTCTGGTGTCGGCTGATCGCCTGGAGGCGTTTCATTGGCCGGGGGCGGCTGTTCATCGTTTGGTTTGCCTTCTGGGCCGGGTGGGTCGCCGCTGGTGTCGATTTTCAGTCCTGCGGCGTTGGCCTCGTCTTGGCCGGTGATGGTGGCGACGGCGTCGAGGACTTCTTTGGCGACTCTGGGGGGCCAGTCGGCTTGGGCTTGGAGGTGTTGTTTGAGCGTCTGCTCTACCTGCGTGGTCTCGGTGGCGGTGTCCGAGCCTGGGAGCGCTTGCCCGACGCTTTCCGAGAGCGACACTTTGCCGACCAATCCGGCGAGGGACTGGCCCACGCCGATGAGCCCTTTCGCGCCCGCCCGCGCCTCGTCCACATCCAATTCCATCAGATCCAGCCTCCTTGCAATTGCTCTGATTCGTCGCGTGCGCCTCGTCCGATGACGTCGCGGGTCGATTCGGCGTCTTGGGCGACGCTGTAGTGCTCGTAGGCTGTGTCGGCCAATTCTTCCGCGTCCAGGGTCCGGTCTGCCGCATGGGCGCTCAAAAGGATTTCGAGGATGGCGCACACCCTGGCGGCGTAGAACGGGGCGGCGTAGGCGGCGACCCCGCCAGCGGGGAGCACGGTGTCCTCGTCCATCAGCCCGCCTGAGACGGGTCCGAGGCGTTCCTCTGCGACACGGCGCGACTGGGCTTCCCTAGTGAGGAACCGCGCCCACTCCCGCACGGGGCCGATCCAGCCCCAATCCCCGAACCCGGCCTCGAACCCGCGCACCATCTCCGAGAGCTTCGGGTAGTTCTTCTCCACCTCGCCCAGCCTGGCCGCGTCTCGCAGCAGGGCCTTGGCCGCGTTCCAGCGCTGCCACGGATGCAGAGATGCGGCTTGGGCGAGCGTTCCCGGCAAGACTGCCTCCGCGCGATGCACGCCCGCGCCCGACTGGCCTTGCCCGCTCGGGGGCACGCGCTCCGCGAGCGCGGCGCCCCGCGCTACGACGAACTCCGCCACACGGTCGCCTATCGGCTCGCTGCTCGCGACCGCCAAGAGCTGCACGCCGCCGTTGCGGGACTCGGCCAAGCGCAGGCAGTGCCCCGCAACGATCCGCGCGGGATTACAGAGCCCCTGCCAGCCCATCGCGTCCGCAAGCGGCGCGGACGGGTCGAACACCAGCCGCACGGCCTGATCCCACCGCACCCCGGCAGGGATGTGGCCCAACCCCTCGTTGCTCGTCGCGAACAACACCACCTGCCCGCACACCTGGAACACCCCGGCAGCCCAACCCACCCCAGGATGAGAACCGGACTGCGCCGCTAAAGCCCCCACAACCCGCACGGCGCGCGAGAGCCCGACCCCCTGCGGCGAATCAGCAGACGGCGCGGCAGGCCGAGCCGGAACTGATTGGCCCATAGCGGCACCGTGCGCCGTCGCCCGCGCCACGACCACGCGCTGCTGCTCCTCGGCCCGCAGATCCTCCTCCTGCTCTTCCAGCTCCCGCAGACGCGCGTCATGCCACCGCTGCACGCTGCTACGCCCCAACGGGTCGAACCCCTTACCGCCCCTGCGATGACGCGCCACGCTCCTACCAGCCCCCCGGCACGGCCAGGGGCACGATGCAACCACGCACTGCCTCTAAGGGCGCGTGGGGCGACACGACCATCCGGCACCTTTCAGTAATTCCGTGCCGAGACACACCGAACCATTGCCTCGGTGTTGCTGGCGAGTATTGCGAAGAGTGTAGCGCCAGAACCATCCGGCGGCAACTCTGGACACCCATAAATGATCGAGTGGGCTCTCTGCGGGAAAGAACATTTGAGACCGTATGGATGAACGGTCTATGACGAAGTTCTGTGACAAAGCGGACCGTGCTCAGAAGACTCGGTTCCCATGCTCGACAGCGACCAAGCCCCGCTGCGATGACCCGCAGAGTCACCAGAGGATTCCGACCCGACCTGCTCGCGAGCATCCGCGTCAAGAACGGTTTGGAGATTGTGGACCTCGCCCGTCTCGCCCAAGTCCCAGCCCAAACCATCCGCGACTGGGAGAACGGCAAGACCACGCCGCAGATCGACACCCTGGTCAAAATCGCCTCAGTGCTCAAACGGCCCATCAGCTCCCTGGTGAGCGTGCCCAAGACCCAGCGCAAGCTTTCCGACCTGCGTATTCTCGCAGGACTCACCCAACCTCAGCTCGCCAAAACGCTCGGCATCTCCACCAGCAGCTACGGCGAACTCGAACGCGCCATGCGACCAATCCCCGAACACCTCCTCGGCCCTCTCTCATCCACGCTGGGAGTCAGCCCAGGCGAAGCCCAAAAGGCATGGCTCAACGCAAAGAACCGGGCACCCGGCACCCCGGCGTGACAGCGCGGACGCGACAAACTCGTCTCACAGACCCAAACAAAGGGGCGTCAAGACCCGCTCGCCGCCCCATCACCCTCTCTGGGCCGTCCTTCGACCAATGGCATGGGCAACAATTTCCGAAAACCTGACACCACGCGAGGAAGGCTGACCGAGCGGTCGGCGTCATCGCCCCCAGCGATTCCGACCCCCTACCCCTGGTGTGTTTGGGATCCGAGGCTGGTGCGCCGGTCGTGGCAGGGATTGCGCGAGGCGTGTCCGTTTGTGAATGATCGGTTTTTGTGCACCGAGGGCTCTGCGGGCGCCGGTTCTGCGGCGCGGGCGTTGTTCTGCGGCTTTGTCGGCCCATTCGGCGAAACTTTTGGCCTCCTCCAGGTTGTGGGCCGCTTTCCGCCTGTACTTCCAGCTCAGGCCGAGCAGCGCGGTGAGCGCTAACGGCGCGCCGTCTATATAGAGGAAGAACTCGGCCACGCCGAGCCAGCCGTGTCGTATGTGGTCCGGGCCGTTCACGAAATGCCGCCATGCGACCAGGGCCACTGGCGTGACCAGCGCGCCGAGGGCTAACGTGGCGATGGTCGCGCAGAGCTCCCTGTTCTCAGCCTTGGAGGTGGCTTGCGCCGCGAGCACGCGCAGCTGCGGGCGGGTCATCTCATCAACGCTGTACCCGCCGAGCCATTCGGAGCCCCCGCGCTGCACGTCCAGCGCTGCGACATCCTCAGCGTCGAGATGCACGAGGTAGTGCGGCCGGAAAGGCTTGCCGGGATGGCGTTTCCGCCACCGCGCCTCGGCCTCGGCGCGGCGACGGTGGTTGTCCGCGCCGAGCCTGCGGCAAACGCTCAACCCCCGTGCAGCCTGCCAGAAAGAGAAGAATCCGCCCGCAGCGTAAACGGCGATCACCAAGGGCAGCCACCAAGGGCGTCCAGCTCCCGAAAGCAGGAGACTGAACATGAGAACCAACGCCCCGGTCGAGCAGACCAAGCCGAGCAGAACCATCCCCGCCGTCAGCCACGCGAAATACCGCCGCGTCCGCACGCCCACCCTTGCCGAAGCATCTATCTGGACTTGCCCGAAGAGCTTGCGGACAATCTTTCGCGGCCACAGAATGCCCCTGCGCCGCCAAACTCGGGAAACCAGGCCCTTGCCATCGTGTTCGCTCATACGCATGAGTATGAGCTTTGGCGCCGACAAACCCCTTTGCGCCACAGTGCGCCAAGGGCCAAACTCGCCTGAAAACGTGGCGCGAATCTCCTCACATCGCCCCACGCAATCAGGGCTCCGCGCGTTCGGGGGGGTACCGGGAACAGCGCCGGGTTAGGTTCCGGGGTTTTCGCCGGGGGGCTCCCCCCAGGGGGTGAATAAATATTCACGAGCTACCCATAGCGTGGTTAGACTCATGCCTGCTCGACCCGTGTCCATTCGCCAGTGGTGAGCACCTCGATCTCCCACACGCCAGGATGCGCATTGTCCAACACTTTCACCACGGTGTGGACCACGGTGAAACCGGCGTGGGTGACGCGGACCATGGCGTTCCCGCCGCCGAATTCCATCACGAGGAGGGCGGGCGTGCTGGCGACGTCGAGCTTGATCCGCGCCTTGCGGGGCTCGTGGATCTCGCTGACCGGGACCAGGGCCTGCTCGATGCTCAAATACGCCGAGTACGGCAGGTCCCAAGTCTGTCCGCCGACGACGACCCGCACCCCGTCGCCAAGGGACGGCGCAGAATCGGCGGCGCTCACGCCTCGATGCTACCGGTCATCTGCCGTTGACAAGGTCGTTCTGCCAGGCGATCAGCACGCCCATGACGAACACGCAGAACGCGCCGCCGCCCACCAGGATCGCAAGCGAAACGGCCAGAGTGGTCCTGACCTTCCACTTCTCCGCCCGGCTCGTGGCATGTTTCCTGGCAGCGAGAGCCCGAAGCAGGGGCACGATGGACGACAAGACGGTTGCGGGGGGCGTGAAGAACGCGATGGTGGCGCTCAACGCGTAGTTCGAGGCGCGCCCGAGAAGCACTGCGACGAGCCAACCTCCGAGGAGCACCACGAGCGGAAGGACCGTCGCCCTGGTCGCCCGTTCGACCTTTTCCGACGACTCCTCGGACGTGGTGTCCCGATGGCTCGGCTCGGGTGCGGCCTCGTCCTGCCAGTCGTCCACCAGTACGATCCCGGCTGCTTTGAGCTTACTGAAATCGACCTCCTCGTCCTGCGAGAGAGTGTTGTCGATGACGAGCGCGATGTTGACGGGGAAAGCCCGCATGCCCTCGTGAAGCTGCATGCCAGCGATCCTGCTGGCGACCACAACCGCGTAGATCCTGACGAAAGCGCCATCCCCGTCCTCGCCCAGGAACTCCGCTTGAGCCCGCCCGAGTACCGCAGTGTCAGAGGTGCGGTACTTCAGCGGCTTCTGCAAAAAGGCGAGAACATAGTCGGGACGGTCCGATCCTGGGATCTCGCGCATCAGCTTCGCGTCGACCGGAAGGTCGCCTGGGTCCAGGCCAGGGATGACCTCATCGTAATCGGTGATCGTGAATCCCGCCATGCGGGAAGCCTAGCAACCTTCTGGTCAGCACGACAGCTCTACCACTGCCGCCCGTGCCGCTCAGGCTGCGACCTACGGGTGCCGTTGCCTCGCTCTAGGTTGCACCCGAGGTGCATGGCTCTGAGCTCTCCGAGGTTGTCGCCGCCCAAGCTGACCGGCACCACATGGTCTGCGCTGCCGCTCATAGGGTCCGGGTATCTCACATCGGGGTCGATCCACTGCCCGCACCAAGAGCAGGTGTCTTGCTCACGCAGGGTCTTCGCGCGTTTGCGGCGGTAAGCCCTGTGACTGGTCCTAGTGCTCGCCATAACCCCTCGTGGTCGTGCGCGGGACGGCCATGCTCGCTCTGATCGCCTAGCTCCGAGAGCCGACACGCCGACAGCAGACAGGCGACACGCCGACAGGGCTCGTTTCCAAAGGGCGAGCAGGACTCGTTCTGACCCGCAGGCAGCCGACACTTCGCACCAGCGAATGTGCCGATTTGCAGATGTCAAGGGTTGAAATCCATATGGATTTCGACCCTGGCGCGCTCTGTCTCGACGTGTATATGGTTAGCGCGCCCCAGAAAGGCTCTGGGGCGCGCTAACCCGAGGAGGTGACGCCGAGATGATTCAAGTACTTGAAATTGCAATCATCATGGCCATCATCGGGATGGTCCTTGCTTTCGCAAGCAAGGTCATCCTGATGTTCCGCAATCTGCGGTGAGGCCATGACCTCAGTTCGGTGGCCGACGGGCCAACGTCGGCCACCGAACCCGCAGGCTCGGAACATCGCGCACTACGCGCCCCTTCATGCATAGCACAAACCGCTATATTTAGAAATAGCAGAAAAACACAAAACACAGCGGATCGCGCACAACGCCCGTTCACGCAGCTAGATCCTGCTTCCAGCCCAGCGAACAGCATCAAGACTCACGCGGTCGGCACCGCTCAGGCCAGCAGTCCCGCTTTGCCCAGCTCCTCGTAAAGGATTCGGGCGAACCGCTCTGCGTCCTTGCCGTCGAGATGGTTTAAGAAGCGTTTCCTCTGCGGAGGAAGGGTGAACTTATCGAGCTCGCCCACCCTGCCACCTAATCTGCGGACAGCCTCGAACAACGCCTCCTGCACCCGCTCCGGGTCCGCGCCGCCCACCCGCTCCGGGTGAATGCTCTCAAGGTAGCCGCCGCTCATGGCTCTGCCAGGCACTTGGCGGAAGAACCGCGCAGCCGCGCGGGCAGAACGAGCCGAGCACGGCACCTCTGGATGGCGCACAATCACCGCAGGATCGAACGGCGACATCGAAGTAGGTGAAACACAACCTGGCCCCCTCTTCCGCGCAACTGAGCGGTCCCCGGCATTCCTGGTACTGCCCTGTGGAGTCTAAGGCGACAGTCGGGGGTGGCGGGTGGTCTCGGAGGGTTCGCGGGCAGGTGCGGTCAGGAGGCGGCAAGCAGAAACGACGCAGTGAGTGCTCGGTATAACGAAGCCCTGAGGCGACGACGCGGTTGTAGCGATCGAAGGCGAAATACCTTATTGGGTTGGGGTTGACGGCGGACTAGAGGGAGTCGCGCCGGTCTGAGAAGTGGCTGAATCGCCGCATTTGCCGCTTGCGCGTCGATCAGCGATGATCTGATCGACAGGCTTTTTGATCTCTGCCCGAAGCTCGTCAGTCGCCGCGACAAGCCATTTGCCGTCTTCGTACACCATATTGAAGGTCACTTGAATGCCCATAGTCCCAACGCGGACAACCGCGTGCTGGCTGTCGTCCAATCGCACTCCCACCGCTTTCAGCGGCAGATCCTGCATCGAGCTGCGGCAAGTGCTGTTCAACCTGACGTAATCCGCTTGGGAGATCACATCGCGAACTTCCTTGTCGTACAAGAGCCAGACCCCCGCTAGATCGTTGGCTGAACGGCGGTCGGCATACTCCTGTGCGGCGGCAGTCGCGGCTTCGAGTGTCTGTGGAACGGCGGCAGTCGAGGGCGTCTCTTGATGGGAGTCGGGGCGACCCTGCGAAACCGATCTGTCACACGAGGTCAGCAGCGAGGTCAAAAACAGAAGCATCGTGGCGGCCAAAATGCGAGGCATAGCCAGTAACTCTAGCTTCGGTGTGTTAGAAGCGGGACGTGCCCCGGCTCTCCGGCTGGTGCGATATCGCTTCACATTCCCGCGATGACGAAAGCGTAGCTGCCCGCATCGGCTGGAAGGCCGTGTTTCCAGGGTTTTCACGCCCATTCTCGCAGTTCAATCAAGCTCGGGCGTTCCAGAAATCCCAGGATCCCGTTCCGGGACGTTCTAAGCCATACGCGCTGAACAGGGCCTCAACAATTTCCAGCCAGTCCCATCGGGTACCCTAGCATGAAGAGGAACGCCCCTAGTTCAAAGGCGATTCCGACCCATCCCCGATGCTGCTGGCCCCATCCTGTGAAGGCCGTAACCGCGCCGTAGAGAACTCCCACGAACAGGAGGGTTCCGCCGAGAGCTAAGAATGACCAGCCAAGGGCGGATAAGGAGAAAAAGCCGCTGAGTCTTGGTCCCTAGCCGCTCTTCCGGCCGGAGATCGGCTGGAGCCCTCAGCCTGGGCCAGAGGCTTTTCGCATACCGAGCCCACCGTGACGGCCTTCTTCTCCTACTCGTGTGATCGACTCCAGAACGCTCTGACATTTCTTTCATGCCCTGGAGTATGGGAGAGGGGCACCGATAACACGCAACGGCCGAAATCCACGGCCCAGCCCCGTCTAGTTGGTCTTGGCCCTTACTGCGCCCTGCTGGTCACGAGAGCCCGCCATCCTGGGCCGTAGGCGGTGTGGACCTGCTCCCATTCGGTGATGCGCGTGAACTCGTCCGTGCCGAGATCCTTGTCCGCTTCGGTGATGTCGCGGGCTGTGGTGGGGATGGCGTGGGCGGCGTCGAGCACCGCGTAATAGTGGTCGGTGTCCAAGGGGAAGAGGACGATCATATGCTCGCCGCCTTCGGCGAGGCCCTGCTCGTAGACGACGGCGTGATAGAGGTCTGAGCCGAGTCCGGATGGTTCGAGCGTCCCGCCTGTTCCCATGCCCCTGATCCTAGCGCCGTTCAGGTCACAGACATCCCGTTCGCCTCGCGCCGGGATTGGTTCCGGGCTGTTTGGAGGGCTCTCTCCCCCCTCGGGGGGTGAATGTTTATTGACCTGTGCGCGTATACGCCTAGGTCAGTTGGGTTTGTCGTACTGCTTTTGCAGTTCGCTCATCGCGCTCATGTAGACGGCGAAGAGGCCGCAGCATCCCAGCACGAACAACAATGAGATCGCCAGAGCGATCCTCACTCGCCGTTTCGCCTGCGGGCTCTTGGCGTCTCCCCAAGCTGCGATGGTCAGCGCGAGGGAGACCACGGCGAGGAAGATGCTTATCGGGACGGAAAAGAAGACGAGCCGGTTCCGCCATCCCGAGATCGGCCCGAAGCGGCCAATGAGCCATCCCGAGACGAGTACCACCACCGGGAGGGACGCAGCCCACGAGGCCAGCACAACCGACTTCGGCACTTGATCACATCCGGAAGGCTCTGCGTCCAGCGGTGGCTCGTGCTCAGGCATGTTCGACACGCTACCCGCCGCCACCCGAACGGGCGTGGCTGTGGTCCGCGACCACAGCGGTGATTCCAGGCTGCTCGACGGGCCATCGGGGTTCAGGGGAGGAATATGAGGATCACGAACCAGGCAAGGAAAGTGATCGGTGGTTGGAGCAGCACCACCACGAGCATGGACGAGAACCAGACATCACGGGTATTCAGTCTGACCACGGTGCCGCGAAGCCCTCTGTAGCCTGTCTTCGACAGCTTCAGCCAACGTGTGAACGGCGTGGCGAACATCCATCGGGTTTTGCGGATCGAGGCCCTGGCGGCGGGCCAATACGCGTCTCGTGGAGCATGTTTTAGGTCAGCGGCCACGTCCGTGCATTTGGCGAAGAAGACCGACAGCAACGCGCAGAAGACCACCATTCCCACGGCTGCGAATAATTTCAGCCGGTACTCGTCGTGGTTGTGATGCCTCGCCGCTCCGGCGACGTTCACGATCTTCTGGATCGTGATGCCGGCCAAACCCAAAGCGGCCCACTTCAACCCGGAGAAGGCCGTGCGATAATGCTTCGCCCCGATGGACTTCTTCCAGTCGGGCGCTTCCACCCCGTACACCGTGAGAGCTACCGCCAGGGTCAACGTCGCAGACCGGATCAAGTAGAAGAGCACCCAAAAGACCATGACCGCATAGGCGACCACCCCGAAGACGGTGGTCGACTGGTCCTGCCTAGTAGAAGGCGGTGCCGTGGCCAGCCAGAGAAGCCCGGCGATCAATCCTGTCCCGACGACGCCGAGGATCACGTACGCGACGAGCAGCTTCAAGCCCAGGAGAACTTCCCACCAGCTGGGACGTTCCACCAAATCAGCTGCTCTTGGACTGTCCTTCCCGCTCATAGGCCAATGATGCCAGACCGGGCATAGGAAAGGCTTCGTGCTAGAACATGCCCCACCGCCGATGCTCGATGGCCCGCTTCCCTAGGGGTCAGCTCGCGGCCCTCCCGTTCGCCTCGCGCCGGGTATGGTGCCGGGATCTTGGCGCGGGGGCCTCCCCCAGGGGGTTAGCCCGTGCGTCTAGAGTTCGCGCGGCTGGCGCGTTTGTTGAACGCTTCTCTGCGCTCGGCTGTGATTGGCTGGTGCCACTGGCAGAGGCCGAGTCTCCGGTCGATGCGTCGGACAAGCTCTTTGTTGCAGACCGCGCAATAGTCGTGGTCCTCGTCGCCCGAGTGGTCTTGCCCAGTGTTGCCGTTTGCTTTTTTGAGCGCGCATTTGACGTGGGTCACGGTGTTGCCTTCGACGGGCTTGCCGCATACGGCACAGGCGACGAACCCGGTTCCGGAGTCTTGCGTGGTCGTGCCGCCGTGCTCGTGGCCTGACTGGACCGACTGGGCTTCCAGGGCCTCGAATTCGACTTGTTCTCCCTGCTCGGAGGTTGTTTGTGCAGTCGGGTCCCCAGTCGGGTCGTTGACCCAACTGGGGAGGGCGTGTTTTCCCTGCTCAGCGCCAGTCGGTCCAGTCGGGCCACCGCCCGCGCGCGGCACGGACGCTTTCGGGTGGCCCGACTGGGGGAGGCTCCAATACGCGACTCGGGGGAAGCCTTGTGTGTCGGAGACGACGTGGATGGCTTTGGCCGCGCGTTTGAGCGCCGTCTCGTTGATTTTGACCTTGTGGGCCTGGGTCACCACCTCTTGCCTGAGGACCGGCGCACCGGCCTTTTTGAGGTAGTCCCAAAGCCAGTCCTTGGCCTCTGCGCGCTCCTCGCTGTCCTCGTCCCCGGCGAGGAGGTCTCGCGCGTCCAGGTCGGTTCCGCCGTGCCAGCGCACGCGTCCGACTTCCATCGGCCCGTCGTCGGTCTCGATGACGGCGGCGACGATCTCGGCGGAGAGGGAGAGTTTCCCTTTGACGTTGTTGGCTTTGGTGTTGGTGAGCACCAGCCGCTCGGTCTCCCCGTGGACGGCGACGGCGATCACCGAGCGGGGCACTGTGGAGAAGGCGATGGAGCCCAGCATCAGCTTCCCGGTGTCGTTGCTCTCCCGCTTGCCGAAGTGGCGTATGCCGAGGATCGCGCAGCCGGTGTCCTGCGCCAGGCGGATGAGCGGTTCGAGGTAGCCGCGCACCCGCATCTCGTCGTTGCCGTCCAGCCGCCCCCCGGCCAGGACGGTGGCGGGGTCGAGCACCATCAGCGCCACGCCGCGCTCCTCGATCAGCCCGCGCAGCCCTACCAGGTCGATGGCGGACTGAAGCGGTGCCCCGGTCTTCTCCACCGAGGGGAAGAGCACCCTGTCCAGGTCGGCGCCAGCGGCCATCAGCCGGGGCTTCACGACGCTGGCGAGATCGTCCTCCACGCCCAGGAAGATCACGCTTCGCGGCTCGCCGCACACGCCGTTGGTCACCCTCGCCGCGAAGTCCAGGGCGACGGTCGACTTCCCGATGCCCTCCCGGCCCGCGATCACGTTCACCGCCCCCGCGAGAATCCACCCCTCGAACAGCCACCGCAACTTCTCAGCGCGTATCTCGGCGGCGGTCACCACACGCAACGGACGCGCGGGCACAGGCCGCTCGCGTTCCTCGTCCTCGCCGTCCATCCGCTGCTCTTGCACAGGCTGATCGGGGGTCGGCGCGATGCCCGCGCCGACCCCCTCGATTCCTTCCATGCTCATCCGCGTTCGATCCCGCACCACTTCGCGACACGCTCGGCCATGCCCCGGCGCGGGCCTTTCTGCCACCACATCCCGCGCAGAAGGGGCTTGTCCTCCCGCGCGACCATCGGCGGCAGCCCGTGCGACTCCAAATGCTCGAACGCCCGCACGGCCACGTCGACCACACGCCCGTCCGGCTCGCCCGAACCCCTGCCGCAACGGCACCGCCACGGGTCCGAACACCCGCACTCGAACGGAGCGAGCCGGCACGCGGCGTCGCGGCGGCGGTCCAGCCCGGATCGGGTCGCCCGCCAATCAGCGCCCCCGTGAGGGCCATCATCGGGAAAAGCAAGTGTTACCATAGGGAAGAGTCCTCTCTTAAGGTCTCGAAGAAAGTTGTTTTCATCTGCATTGATGCGGCTTTCCGACCGCGCGCCCCGCTGTGAGGCAATCCCGCCAAGAACGTCCTCAGAGCAGGGCGCGCGGCCATCCAGCAAACTCGCTCACGCCACAGCACCACCCCCCTTCCGAGTCGCCGCCTCACGCTGCTCCAACCACTTAATGCAGCTGCTCAAGCGGTAGACGATCCGCCGTTTCGACAGCGCGAACGACGGCGGAAAGTCCGGGTTGTTCGCGTGACGTGCCCACCTCAGCGTGGACATCGGGATTCCGAACCGCTCGCTGACTTGTCGCGTGGTCAACAGTTCGTCCGAGCGGTACGGGGTCGGGGTTATCTGCTCGCCGGTCATGTTCCTCCTTGTGTTGTTGGATGCCGACAGCAGATCACTGTACAGCACGAAGTAGTTGCTTTTCAACAGCAAGTGCCGTATCGTTGGTAGGATGAGCGAGGAAACCGTCTACCCGTGGGAAATTGACGACTTTGACGCGCTGGTCGGACGGCGAATCAAAGCCCTGCGCACCGCCTGCGGAATGTCGCAGACAGCACTAGTGGACGAACTGGCGCAACGCGGCTTGAACTTGCCTCAGCAGACCATCGTGCGGATCGAGCAGGGCGCCCGCTCGTTGAAATTCTCCGAGGCGACCGCGTTCGCTTCCGCGCTCAGGGTGCCGCTGGAAGTGCTCCAGGCCCAAGACAGCGAAGCGTCGGACTCATGGATAAACGAGCACGTCGCGTTCAGCGCCTTCCAAGAAGCTGTAAAAGACGCAGTGGCCTCGATCAAAGGGGCTGAGGAAAAAATGAAAGCATGGAGCGAAGCGTCCGAAGAACATGGCCGTGAAATCGGACTTCACGTATTCGGCTGGATACCAAGCACAGACGACGACGAACGCCTGAAGGACGCGGATCGCAAACATCGGCTT from Segniliparus rotundus DSM 44985 includes:
- a CDS encoding HNH endonuclease, coding for MSGSADHVVPVSLGGDNLGELRAMHLGCNLERGNGTRRSQPERHGRQW
- a CDS encoding AAA family ATPase — protein: MEGIEGVGAGIAPTPDQPVQEQRMDGEDEERERPVPARPLRVVTAAEIRAEKLRWLFEGWILAGAVNVIAGREGIGKSTVALDFAARVTNGVCGEPRSVIFLGVEDDLASVVKPRLMAAGADLDRVLFPSVEKTGAPLQSAIDLVGLRGLIEERGVALMVLDPATVLAGGRLDGNDEMRVRGYLEPLIRLAQDTGCAILGIRHFGKRESNDTGKLMLGSIAFSTVPRSVIAVAVHGETERLVLTNTKANNVKGKLSLSAEIVAAVIETDDGPMEVGRVRWHGGTDLDARDLLAGDEDSEERAEAKDWLWDYLKKAGAPVLRQEVVTQAHKVKINETALKRAAKAIHVVSDTQGFPRVAYWSLPQSGHPKASVPRAGGGPTGPTGAEQGKHALPSWVNDPTGDPTAQTTSEQGEQVEFEALEAQSVQSGHEHGGTTTQDSGTGFVACAVCGKPVEGNTVTHVKCALKKANGNTGQDHSGDEDHDYCAVCNKELVRRIDRRLGLCQWHQPITAERREAFNKRASRANSRRTG
- a CDS encoding helix-turn-helix domain-containing protein encodes the protein MTRRVTRGFRPDLLASIRVKNGLEIVDLARLAQVPAQTIRDWENGKTTPQIDTLVKIASVLKRPISSLVSVPKTQRKLSDLRILAGLTQPQLAKTLGISTSSYGELERAMRPIPEHLLGPLSSTLGVSPGEAQKAWLNAKNRAPGTPA
- a CDS encoding type VI secretion system baseplate subunit TssK — encoded protein: MARHRRGGKGFDPLGRSSVQRWHDARLRELEEQEEDLRAEEQQRVVVARATAHGAAMGQSVPARPAAPSADSPQGVGLSRAVRVVGALAAQSGSHPGVGWAAGVFQVCGQVVLFATSNEGLGHIPAGVRWDQAVRLVFDPSAPLADAMGWQGLCNPARIVAGHCLRLAESRNGGVQLLAVASSEPIGDRVAEFVVARGAALAERVPPSGQGQSGAGVHRAEAVLPGTLAQAASLHPWQRWNAAKALLRDAARLGEVEKNYPKLSEMVRGFEAGFGDWGWIGPVREWARFLTREAQSRRVAEERLGPVSGGLMDEDTVLPAGGVAAYAAPFYAARVCAILEILLSAHAADRTLDAEELADTAYEHYSVAQDAESTRDVIGRGARDESEQLQGGWI
- a CDS encoding helix-turn-helix domain-containing protein, translated to MSEETVYPWEIDDFDALVGRRIKALRTACGMSQTALVDELAQRGLNLPQQTIVRIEQGARSLKFSEATAFASALRVPLEVLQAQDSEASDSWINEHVAFSAFQEAVKDAVASIKGAEEKMKAWSEASEEHGREIGLHVFGWIPSTDDDERLKDADRKHRLRLEERRTLLDNLWNAANFAEPPSEERWP
- a CDS encoding helix-turn-helix transcriptional regulator; this translates as MTGEQITPTPYRSDELLTTRQVSERFGIPMSTLRWARHANNPDFPPSFALSKRRIVYRLSSCIKWLEQREAATRKGGGAVA